The Aedes albopictus strain Foshan chromosome 2, AalbF5, whole genome shotgun sequence region aaacatgatttcaacacaagatgtgtACAGATACAGATATAGTACTGTAttacaacatctttttcaaatttcattttcaaagatgttttctgtattACTTGGGTAACCAGTATTCCATCCCTGAGTTAATCCTAGTTTATAACAATTTTCTAGAGTAACAGCtgcaatttgagaaaaaaatgcatGTTAAATCATAACATTTATTCGTTAATGAACGACGACCAAAAACATATACCAACACATATACCGCCACATGTGAATGCAACGAGCAACGCAAGAATTATAGCCCATTCAAATCAGCTGTGCTGTGCACTGACCACCGAACCGCTTCGAACCCGCTTTTGCTGCTAACTGCGTCTGTACCTACGCTGAACCTCAACACTGACGGTGGTATAGATGTTGTAGAGGATGGAGGACGTAAAAAAACAGCGAAATGAAATGAAAAGACCTTGCTCAAAAagcattcgatcaaaacaaaacaccTAAAAGATAAAACACTGTCTCACACACGCTGTTAGCAGCACGTAGGTAGCAGCTGAtcgtcgtccgtccgtccgtccatgTCCATAACGTTGTTTTTGTTGTCGTTGAACCGGGTGCGGTTGTTGTTACTAAGCACCAATGGTTAAAAGGAGATGTGATTTAAAAATAAAAGTACGGAGAAAAAAAACCCCGAGGGTCAAACACACGTCAGTTGAGATGAATATCGTTTTTTAGTGTATTTTTGcttactatatttttttttacttaaatacTACAACATTGTAAGCTATCCAAAACGGTTTGATATCTTTAGTTTAATATGTACCTGTCACGACCCATTTAGTCCAATTTAAACATCTATCGTTGTGAACAGCGAATAATATAACCTCTGTCTTGCGCTAATAAAATCATTTGTCTCTAATTTAAATGAGCTTGTTTGGCCCTCGTTTTGTGCCAATCGTTAAAATACCACTTATCATATCGGGGGCTTCATCATGTTTTAATACAATCTAAAACATAGAGAAATAATAACGTTCAGTCGGTTAATGGGTGATGGATAAATCAAAACACTTGTGTCTTTATCATCCGAAACAATAAAAACAAAGTTTTCTAAAACGTAAACTAATCGTAAAGGTTGCAACATTCAGGTGAATCATCGGTATACATACGTCGTAGATTTATGTGTGCTATTATAAACGTCCCTAGCTGTTGAGTTCCCACTTCAATTCCTAATCGACAAATGTCGGGCACTTGCTTTTTTCTCTCTATCTGATCGTGCATACACTACCGCGGGGAGAAAACAGAATGATAACCGAGGTTTTGTGAAAATGTACTAACTTTGGCCACTTTTCTGCTTATCTTGTCATTTGTTTGTCTGTATGCTTATGCTTGTTAATAAGTGTTTGTGTACAATCAGCTATAACATCTGTAATATCTTTCAGTTCCAAGAATACGTATATATGAAAATGCCATCTTTCTTTACGGTTGTTTGTAAGTAGATTCTGTTTATAGACGCTTTGACACATAATGATAACAAATGCTAGTTGGGCATGacaatttatatgaaaatatatgtAGTTTCTATTTAGTTTGCCTCAGTAGTACACGATTGCGATAAGTGGATATTCTGGTTAAATGGGTTTGATTTTGATGGTTTTCGTACACGACTGGATAGCAGTTTTACTCAACCAGGCAGGTCTCGAGGATGGCATGGCAAACGCTGTACGGATCACAGTTTGAGCTAGGACGTCTGTCCTCGAGGTAGCCCTTGTTGGCATCGGCGACGCCTCGTGGAATGCGAACACTGGTTGAACGGTCAGCAACACCCCAGCTGAACTTGTCGATGGACGAAGTCTCGAGACGGCCGACCAAGCGTCGTTCGTTGTCCTTTCCTCCTCGTGGATCGTAGGCCTTGATATGCTTGGCATGCTGCTTGGACAGTTTCTCGATAGCGGCCTTGATGGCTTCGATGCCATTTTCCGCTCGCATCTGTTTGGTGGAGAAGTTGCAATGGCCTCCAGCACCGTTCCAGTTTCCTTCCATTGGTTTGGGGTCGAAAGTGACGACCACTCCGTAGTCCTCGGCGATGCGCCACAGCAGGTATCGAGCAATCCAGATGTCGTCGGCGCACTTCATTCCTAGATTTGGTCCAACCTGGAATTCCCACTGAGCTGGCATGACTTCAGCGTTGGTTCCGGCAAAGTCAACTCCAGCGTAGAGGCAGGCGAGGGCATGTGCTTCGGCGATGTCACGGCCAACAACGTTCTGTGCACCGGTGGCACAGTAGTATGGTCCCTGGGGTCCTGGGAATCCTGCCGTTGGCCATCCCAATGGCCTACCGTCAATATCTAGGAACGTGTATTCCTGCTCAATTCCAAACCATGGTTCATAGTCTTTCGATTTATTGTACGCATCTTGCATCAGAGCACGTTTGTTGGATTCTGTAGGCTTTCCGTCCGGCTGGTACGTGTCGCACAGCACAATCAGATCGTTTGGTCCTGGCTTGAACGGATCTTTGTACAAAGCACGGGGTACCAACTTGATATCAGAGTTGCCGCCCAGAGCTTGATAGGTTGAGCTACCATCGTATTGCCAGTTGGGCACTTCTTCTGGCTTCTTTGGGATGTAGTCCAGCACACGATCCTTTAGGCGAACATTTTCACCGGTGCCATCGATCCAGACATACGTGGCCTGCACGTACTTGGGATCGTACTTGAGCTTGTGAAAACGGTCCAACAGCGTTTTGTTCATGTAGGCATTAGGCGATTCCTGAAGGATACGTGCGGATCGTACCGCACCGGTACTGATCATGCGCGTTGTCGATTTACCGCCAAGGGAGGACAGCTCCTGGCGGATCAATAAACCAACCACTCTGAATGCCATCTTCTTTTAGTCTTCTTTGTTGCGATTCACTCAAACAATTCACAATTAACACACTCTTTTGGGTTTGGTCACACTCACAAATTTTGTTTCTTAAGTAGATCTTGATTTTGTTCTCAAATCATATCACAGAGTATATTGGCAAATACTAGGAATTTGGCTTCCACCTGTAAATTagaaaaagagaaaaaacgcTTTCAATGCCACTTCAAAATCGAAAATAAATCTCCAAAAATATCACTCTATTCATCATTAGCACACACATACCGATAGAAAATTCGGGGACTGCAAACACAGGGCACAAAAAGATCAAAAAAATATATCTCCCTTTTCCATTAATATTTTTTCAGCCTGGGAGATGGAACACTCTCAGCTGTATGGCTTCCAATCTCGTTGAGGTTTCGAATCCAACTGAGCCAAAGACAAAACTTTTCCTTTCAAACTGCACACCCGTCAAACTATATCCTTACATACAGCACATAGCCTACTCAAATACACACTCTCTTGCTTTCTCACACTCCGAGCTAGACTCTCCCCCTTCTTGAACTGAATTAAAAAGCACTCATTCCACATAGACGTTCAACGCTGCTAAACCCTATTCACTTACAATGACTTATTTAGTTCCTAGCGAGAAGACCGCGGCTTCCCGAAGAACTACAATCAGCTTCACTCAGACCGCACACGGGTTCTTTCTAGTAGACCACCTTCTGTAGAGCCTCTCTCTTCAGACAGGCAGCAGCAACAGCTGAACCGAGACGTTCAAGCGAATATCACGAAATGTTGGACCTCGGCCGGCGGATCTACTACTTAAGCCCGGGCATACTAGTGCACGGAGAATACCCGCGTAGCCTCACACACTCGTGCGCGCACGCGAGTATCCCTGTCGATCAGTTGGTGGAAAGCCTTAACAACTGCCTGGCCACTAATTACATAGGAGGATCCAATGTACCAGCAGCACACAGTTGCATGAAGGGTGCTCTGCTCGCTCGCATAAGCTAAATCCCAATAATGTATAGTGTGGTGGTATGATGAAACGGGTGAACGGGCGAAGAtaatagaaacaaaacaaaccatcaactgtcGATGGCTCACGACACGACGACGATGATTGTATTTATGATGGTCCTCTTACTACGGAGCCCGCGCACTTCAAAATATTGACCACACTCGCCGCGGTCGTGGCCCCGCGTGGTGCTGCTGGCTGGTGACGCGCGATTCTCCGTGCGCTCGCTCTCCTCTCGCGTGCTAAggagcgacgacgacggtgattGCTGCTGCTACGAGCAGGGGGTGAAAAGCCGTTCTGTATGCAGAGAGGCGGTCAGGAGCGTAGGTGTCCCGATGAGTGGGATGTAACAGAAAGacggattttacaaaaaaaaatcttaacataaaatgtattttttataACGTGTCATGCTTTACACCAAATACCCAAATATATACGTCtacattagggtgtcccaaaatagaaaaagtgtcaaaaagttaacttgctcacccttagaatgatagattagggtcctagcacttgtcctagcaacaatagttccatacatgaaaactcaatcaaaaaatatgtagaggttgcacgcatcgattttatgaaaaatgggcgatttttggtatttttaccaaaaaaaatgctaatatgagttgaaaaataaaagaaatagaaGTCATCAATCAaggtaaatcatagttctgggtcccgcttacaaagtttggagggaatttaggtcatcaaagctgattttatatatttggcataggttaaaatatcaaaaaatcgcgatttttttcaccaattttttcaaaaatggtcAATTTAtaggattttaaaattttttctgCGATTCACAAtgcccttattttatagcaaattttgtgtagattatttcggctgaagacagttttgagctgtctccttcatgagttgagatataggcataataataataacacaatcaatgaaaaaatcggattttcttatgttatttgttttgttcattagtttctatgactaccatgcaaaaaaagaaaataacaagttattaacatgttatgttatgtaagtatacatttttgaagattttcagaaataattgggttgctttgataattttacattgattgtgcttaccgATTCAAAGAAAGACTCAAAAAGTGGCTAGCTGCGatattttaataatataagtgatcgcaagtcagacaatcaaattccatgtgtgaagttctatgatatattttgagtgatgtgtagatcgctcaacaatgtttacctttttcaagCAGATTTTGGTGCTCTTGTTAAGCAAACATATAGGTTTTTTTAAGTTATACCAgaaccagtggcgtagccagaaattgtctttgggaggggttttcaacggtcaatgataccttttttgattagaCACttgattttgtaaacagtaatgagcaattgtgtttgaagtttgtaaatagcggcgcagccgaaaaatttgttcgtcgcaaagcgctttatactgaaaatttgttccacaaattttggctctggggggggttttaaccctaaaaccccccccgtggctacgccagtgaccaGAACTAATGCTCTAACATTGAAAACAACTAAAATGAAcataaaatagctaataaaaactgtaagaaagaaaaatatagttttatagtttcagccaattgacataaaaaattaaatatgtgCATGGAAATGCAGGTATTTTCACGAATATAcgaatattttttcttctttttattcgcgaattttaactaaagctaattctttacacaatattgatttctattatataatttgattttaaaagCGAACCATTAGCGCTCATGTTTGCAGCTTGAgttggatttcagaaagcatcaggatgtttagacactattattaaaaaaaataaaacttagtgactggcctaatatgttacaagaggtgttaacctaagaaatgtcaatgttgaaatctttctgctgctctgcttacttgttaaaacataattttcaaccaaaattacaagttttgaatcggtggcttgctactgttatctgatcaacagacgaaatctaagaaaaaaaatcttttcgcaTTCACAAAGCGAGTGTGAAAAGTTATGTTTAGCATATGTAGATATGAAACGATGATACACTCTCaaaacatttacatattgttaccaTAGATTTAATACTAAGATATAAATGTGGGGAATAAAACCGTTTCAATTTATGACGCCactcattagaataactagccacagaagtccaatgtcgcgacggTTCGTGTGatcaacatctagtttgccacgcccttactgcgtcagtagcggtactagaagtgtcaaataaattttgtttaccaaaacaaaggatgctcttcaagctggacactttaaaacaatcaattattacaataaaagtttttaatttaattaaataggaaaagttactacagcgccattggagttctagtataTTTCTATTCGCCACTCGCTCCCCCAGAAAATTCGCCAGTTCCTTATTTCGCTTGAAGCGGCGCTGTATCTGGTAACTTCGCTTGCTTTTCAATCCAAGCAAACAGAAAAGTGAGGAACCTCGTTACCAAGATAACTAGATTTTCTTGTTTGTTTATTTTGATATAGAAAAAAATGAACTCTCTTCCACCAAGGGAACTCACACCGTTTCAGACGGGTACGTTTATAAGTTTGAAGCTCCTGAGACCGCTAATGGCTAATTCTGGGGTGGATGCACCAGATCTCTTACGAATCCCGTGTCCTAGGCGTGTGATGATACTTTCGGAATGCTGGACGTAACAAAAAGCGTTGAATTACAAGATAAGTcgtatttttttctataaatcaGTACAAACACGCTAGTATAGCTACAGATTACATTGAATCCCTTTGGTTTGCAGGACGAGGTGAGGGGCCAAGAAAGTTGAACGTCGCATGAGTTGGAATCTTGAAAAGGAGCGATCATTTGGTGGCCTGCAGGCGAACGCCAGGGAAAAAATCAGCAGACTTCCAAAATCCATGTGGTAGAAGAGCTGGCTGATTAGGGCCAAACGGATCTTTCAAGGGACAACTCTCATAGCTGTTCAACGTGCCTCCTAGGAGCTTACCTGACCCTTCCATGGAATACTCTACAGATTTCATTAAGAGCTGCCTCGAAATGTTATTCCAGCAGCTTTTAGAAGTTTTAAAGGACCTTCATCTATTGAAAATTggataaaaaataaagaaaaaatgtCTTGAAATTGTTTTAATGTTGAAGGAGAGTATAATTCGAATCTCATAAACGTTTCTTGATGATGATTATTGGAAAAGTTACTGAAAAGATTCCAGAAAataatccgggaggaatctctgaaaaacattaaaaaaacacgGACAAATCTTAATCTAATATCCACGAAATGTCTGATTTTCAAAGGAGATTTGTAAATATGCAGCAATGCGTATCTCTGATAAAAAGTgcgttttttttagattttaagCGACTCCTTCACGGAATACTAATAATGATTTGTTTTAGGTGAAGTCCTTTAGAAAACCTCCAAGAGTTATCTTCTCAGAATTTTGCTTTCCCTTTCCTTGAAATTAGAAGTTTTTGTAAAAATTCAGCAAGGATTTCTATCCAAAAAATGTCAGGATTTTCCGCAAGAATTCTATCCATAGTTTCTATATCTGTATACAGATATGTTTCCTTTGAAAGGTTTCTTGAAGGATGAAGGAcccttgaaggagttcttggaagaatcactggataaATTTTTTGGAGAAGGTTCTTTAGAAAGTCTTTAAGGAAGCCCTAGGGCCTTAGCTGGAGAAACACCTGAGCTATACCAGGGGACATTTCCAGTGTAGTTTGTAAAATCAATCCAGCCATCATTTCCAGCACTTATCTTCGTTCGGGCTTCACCCACATTCTTTTTGATAATGACGATGAAAGTTGATAAACCGCTGCAAAACCTGGACGCTTCCTCTGCAATTCAAAAATATATCGATTATAATGGTTGTGCTTCCCAACCAGTTACCCAGTGTCAGTGTAATCCAAACCAGACAAATTCCATCAAGATTCTGCTGCTAGAAAACTGTATTCAAAAACGGTGCTCATAATTTATGTTCTCACTTGTAGGCAGTTTTCATTAAGTGAAGGTAAACAAGTTTGACAGTGAGAAGTATAAAAAGCGCCGCCTCCTTATGGTCATTCAAAAATTATGTACTGGGGGATTGGGGCCATTGAAAATTGATGAAACTGGTGTCACGGGCGAACCGCCAGTTTCATATTGATTGTTGttgttactgtcatgcagtatgaatcattaatgatcaaagcaacccaataattcctgaaattcttcaaaaatgtacattTGCACGTACTGTAATGTCTAAAATTTGTCGTGTATTGCtttaattgcatggtagtcatggaaactagtgaacaaaatcgactaacgtaagaaaacatgattttttcattaattgtgttatcattattataccgatatctcagctcacgaaggagatagctcaaaactgtcttcagccgaaataatctacacaaaatttgctataaaataagggaattgtgaatcgcaggaaaaattttaaaatccttataaattgtgcatttttgaaaaatttggtgaaaaaaatcgcgatttttcgatattttaacctttgccaaatatataaaatcagctttgatgacctaaactccctccaaactttatttatgggacccagaactatgatttactttgatcgATAACttctatttcttttatttttcaactcatattagcattttttttggtaaaaataccaaaaatcgtccatttttcataaaatcgatgcgtgcaacctctaaatattttttgattgagttttcatgtatggaactattgttgctaggaccctaatctatcattctgagggtgagcaagttaactttttgacactttttctattttgggacaccctagtcTACATACATTATTCCAGCGCAACTGACGAATATGCTGTTGGAAATCTTCTTTGTTTTCAGAAATGTATTAaatcctttgaagccggaatttttccaagcgttattatggaactttttctacgttttctgttgttttggtgcttaatagcataaaaagggtagaacatcatgcagaatattttgttctgtatatcctaggtcatccacccTATTCTCGAGTTTAGATCtcaaagtctacgagtgtaatggtaacttttttcagtatacaaagctacaatttgtaatctatcatgtccagtaagtcttctgaaaggttaatatacagtattagatcagtcgggatatcctaggtcatccaaaccgttcttgagattacactctaaagtctatgggtgtaacggtagcttcctccattatacaaagctacgatttgtaatctatcatgtccaataaatcttctgaatcttcaatggacatcataagatcagcaggggccatccaaactattatgatgtttaatatcTAGATATTGAgatttctgttttggctatatagattTATGTTGCATTATcagttatacttactggagctcacaaaaTACAACCAGAGACTACGACATAGCTAAATTATCAAACAAATATTGTGTAACATTGCTATCTGAAACgcaaaacgaaaacgaaacgccacattttttttttaattattcctgttcgggtctgtcactgcgaccagtttttagatctattgtgacattacccgtatccttagtgtagtgcatgtcgcattactcaaatgccattgaagggcaataaagtatcgcttttgatacagtttttgttttgctttctgagaaatttttttcttatagaaaacaaacTGGTTCttttttgacggatcttgccgacagcccatgcagcaaCACAGTAGCCGAAAATGTCAGTTCATTGCTCCCGAATTGTCAAAATTTTCCACCATGAACTTTTCCGGTTAGTAAATAACATTTgtcgaaattcaaaatttatGTCGTTTTAGATTTGTGATCGTTGCCCGCCACCTTAAACTGTAGACGCCGAAGGAACTGTAAATAATTTTTGTTACGCCCGATCATTCTTAAAGACTCCTGGTTCACTTTTACCACCGAGGCTTCGCAAGACGACGAAAAACAATGGATTACGATTGAAGTATTTTATTACGACATTCCTATCGTCCATATGGCCCTAATTAGTGTATGGTGTCAGTGTGGGGACCGTGATGATGCTGCCTAGTGCCTTGCTGCTGCCCGATCGTCCCATCCTTGCCGGAATTGCACGAGTTGCAATATGCCAACCCGGAACACCTTCACTTTGTCCTCATGATCTTGGTGTGGTTTCGCTTCACTGACCAGGGTTACACGCGGGATTCCCAGCTGTTCTGTTTGGTACGATATGTTCACTGGAGTCACTCTGCGAATCCGGAATACCTTCGCTTTCCATTTGACCAGGTTCCCTTTCGAAACATGGACTTTTCTTCAGTTTCCGTCTGTAGCTACGGATATACTTCTCTTTGTCACCGGGTTGTGGGTCGTGtactgcccttctaagcatatctgtcccatgttgtttcgCATTCTAGCCGTGTTTCTCTTAGTAacagagccatttgaagttaatttgatTCTTTTTCCATTTCGCATCACAAATGAATATTCCTCGATAACGTTAAGCAtctttctgacattgattttAAGATGGAACTTAAGTTAGAGCAGTGGGACAGTATGcatagaaaaacaacatggtacagatatgcttagaacggcagtgtacTGCCCATGATCACATAACTGTccaatatgaataggaaacccagcatatatgggacagatatgcgatcataggcagtgtagGTGTTCGTATAggattacatcaggaattctCACCGAGGATAGCTTCACGAATTCCCACAGATGAATGCTCCAGGAAGTCCCACTCGGTCTCACTAAGGGAATCAGGAGGGAATTCCTGCACCAATCCCTGATCAGACTTCCTGGGGACCTGGGGAAATCATCGGTTGGACTTTCTGAAGTAATCAtcggtgggaatttctggaggagttcccggagggaattactggataaatctcCGGTCGGATATCATGGGAAATCTCTGgtgggaattccagatggaatctccatagcgaacttctgaaggaatctaaaatTCCTACTAAACAAGTTTACTATTCCCTCGAGGAATTCTAAAGCAGATCATTCCGAGAATCCTTTGGTATTTTTTTCCAATCCTTATGAACCAATAAACTAAATTCAACATCTGGAGGTAATCCCAAGAAGTAGCTCCTAACGCTCCCGAATGAATCTTCATGAAGAGAAGTAGAAATTTCCTGGAGTTCATTTCTGGAGCTTTTCCATTCTTTCCATCCAAGAATCCTACTAAGAATTTACCCACCAAATCCGTTCCGggaatcttcaagcaattctttTAATACTGCAACCATTTTTTTAAGGACGCCGCATTGTATTTGTTTTGCTGGTAACAATGGTAACatcaggtgaaaatttttgacaaatctggagcagtgaactgaaattttcggcaactgtgatgctgcaagagctgtcggcaagatccgtcaaaaatgaatcacccctcactaCAGCGTAAAAGctggattggttaatctttcgcgaagcggTTCTTCTCatacaaaactattttttttaaacaattaatttttgaactgtcatatctcggaaaccagtgaaccaaattgaatgattttttttaatgtttatcaacaatatattgaaacTTGATACAACGTtattaaatgtaatattttctcacgacgcaTAAAATTATACCGGTTCGACGTTTTTACCCACATAGATGAaattaagtcaaatttacaacaccacccaaaaattactaaatgtgtgcCCTTTAATCCAAATAGTCTAATATATCTTATCTCTTGAAGATATATTGAAAACAGAAGTGaataatctttggatatcaaaactaaaatgtaatgacattgacgtaaaaaattcacattttttcgagaaacatCCAAAAAATGTTAATCAATCATATCTTTTTCCGACGTACAAAAAGTAACTATGTTTTAAAGTCttgtgaagcatttatatattgttgataaacattcAAAGTTTCATTTAATCCGGTATACTGGTTGCGAAgatataagggcccatatagccgaggcggaaaacgcacgggtattcagcatgaccatgctgagggtgacgggttcgattcccggtcggtccaggatcttttcgtaaaggaaatttccttgacttccttgggcatagagtatcttcgtgcctgccacacgatatacacatgcaaaatggtcattggcagaggaagctctcagttaaaaactgtggaagtgctcattgaacactaagctgagaagcaggctttgtcccagtgaggacgttacgccaagaagagaggagTGGTTGCGAAGATATGACAATTCAAAATTTAGTTGTCTTATAAAGAGTGCTTTACCAGaacagttctagcttcgcgaaagattaaccaatcgagcagaaatttgtaccaataaggcacatataataggttgacaaacaaccaacatttgagaatttttaataCACTAGAAAAGGTTACAgcttattgaacttttttgtgaaagaaaaataagttgcctatttcaaaatttaagaatttttgatacaatctctgaaaagttacagcatgctggacttttttgagagaaaaaagttgcctatcctaaacatttttgcCATCCTCTGTATTTAGGTCCTCAATCTTCTTAGATCTTAtgtatcatgtgaaaaattaacgtgattttcacggttttctggcaaatttgTTATTCATGACCGgaggaatttggcactctcagtcttacaaaatcaaacgatttattttaatctgcccgacgtttcggccatgggatgtggcctttttcaagggaaaactaTATTTGAAAAAGAGGGCTTTGGTTGGTCACAATTACACTTCTGGGGATCTTAAATTAGTCTTACTTGGTCTATCGTTTTTCGTCCTAAATTGTCTGTTTTTGTGGTTGTCGGTTGGTCATGATCTGGGCTTCTAAGGGTTAAATTAAATTAGAGGTCAAAATAATTAAACTTTTATGGTTTAAGCCTACTT contains the following coding sequences:
- the LOC109427781 gene encoding glutamine synthetase 1, mitochondrial; protein product: MAFRVVGLLIRQELSSLGGKSTTRMISTGAVRSARILQESPNAYMNKTLLDRFHKLKYDPKYVQATYVWIDGTGENVRLKDRVLDYIPKKPEEVPNWQYDGSSTYQALGGNSDIKLVPRALYKDPFKPGPNDLIVLCDTYQPDGKPTESNKRALMQDAYNKSKDYEPWFGIEQEYTFLDIDGRPLGWPTAGFPGPQGPYYCATGAQNVVGRDIAEAHALACLYAGVDFAGTNAEVMPAQWEFQVGPNLGMKCADDIWIARYLLWRIAEDYGVVVTFDPKPMEGNWNGAGGHCNFSTKQMRAENGIEAIKAAIEKLSKQHAKHIKAYDPRGGKDNERRLVGRLETSSIDKFSWGVADRSTSVRIPRGVADANKGYLEDRRPSSNCDPYSVCHAILETCLVE